The Musa acuminata AAA Group cultivar baxijiao chromosome BXJ1-3, Cavendish_Baxijiao_AAA, whole genome shotgun sequence genome window below encodes:
- the LOC135622031 gene encoding glycine-rich protein 2-like yields MAQADGRSRGTVKWFNSTKGFGFISPDDGGEDVFVHQSSIKAEGFRTLAEGEVVEFLITEGDDGRAKAVDVTGPDGSNVQGGGGGGRRDGYGGGRGSGARGGVYGGGYGFNGGGWGGGWRGRGGGGFGGGGACYNCGESGHIAKDCYQGGSGGGGGGGGGGGGVCFSCGEMGHLARDCYQASGGGGGGVRYGGGGSGTDRSCFNCGEMGHFARECPAKN; encoded by the coding sequence ATGGCGCAGGCGGATGGGCGATCGAGGGGCACGGTTAAGTGGTTCAACAGCACCAAGGGGTTCGGCTTCATCTCGCCGGACGACGGCGGGGAGGACGTCTTCGTCCACCAGTCGTCCATCAAGGCAGAGGGCTTTCGTACCCTCGCCGAGGGGGAGGTCGTCGAGTTCTTGATCACCGAGGGCGATGACGGCCGCGCCAAGGCAGTCGACGTCACCGGGCCCGACGGATCCAACGTCcagggcggcggcggtggcggccgaAGGGACGGGTATGGCGGCGGACGCGGCAGTGGGGCGCGCGGCGGGGTGTATGGTGGAGGATACGGGTTTAATGGTGGAGGATGGGGAGGTGGATGGAGGGGAAGGGGTGGCGGTGGGTTCGGTGGCGGTGGAGCTTGCTATAATTGCGGTGAGTCTGGGCATATTGCTAAGGATTGCTACCAGGgaggaagcggcggcggcggcgggggcggtggcggtggcggcggtgTTTGCTTTAGCTGTGGTGAGATGGGTCATCTCGCTAGGGATTGCTACCAGGCTAGCGGAGGCGGGGGCGGAGGAGTCAGGTATGGCGGGGGTGGCAGTGGTACCGACCGATCCTGTTTTAATTGTGGCGAGATGGGGCACTTCGCCCGGGAATGCCCTGCCAAGAACTGA